In Humulus lupulus chromosome 7, drHumLupu1.1, whole genome shotgun sequence, the following are encoded in one genomic region:
- the LOC133790756 gene encoding probable aldo-keto reductase 1, which produces MADDKKLQIPRVKLGDQGLEVSKLGYGCMGLTGIYNSPVSDEEGISLIKYAFSKGITFFDTADVYGANSNEILVGKALKQLPREKVQLATKFGIAGMGNSGMIVKGTPEYVRLCCEGSLKRLDVDYIDLYYQHRIDTSVPIEDTIGELKKLVEEGKIKYIGLSEASPDTIRRAHAVHPITALQMEWSLWSRDIEEEIVPLCRELGIGIVPYSPLGRGFFGGKAAVESLPENSFLASHPRFQGENLNKNKHLYDRIESLSRKHQCSPAQLALAWVLQQGDDVVPIPGTTKIKNLDHNICSVSVKLTEEDMKEMCDAVPIEEVAGNRTYESMISSSWKFANTPPKK; this is translated from the exons ATGGCGGATGATAAGAAGCTCCAAATCCCAAGAGTCAAACTGGGTGATCAAGGACTTGAG GTGTCGAAATTGGGTTATGGGTGTATGGGTCTGACTGGTATCTACAACTCTCCTGTATCTGATGAGGAAGGGATCTCGTTGATCAAATATGCATTTAGCAAGGGGATCACCTTCTTTGACACAGCCGATGTGTATGGAGCTAATTCTAATGAAATTCTAGTTGGAAAG GCCTTGAAGCAGTTGCCAAGAGAAAAAGTTCAATTAGCCACAAAGTTTGGCATAGCAGGAATGGGTAATTCAGGCATGATTGTAAAGGGTACCCCTGAGTATGTTCGGTTATGCTGTGAGGGTAGTCTGAAGCGCCTTGATGTGGACTACATTGATCTCTATTATCAGCATAGAATTGACACATCAGTTCCCATAGAGGACACT ATAGGTGAGCTGAAAAAACTTGTTGAGGAGGGGAAAATAAAGTATATTGGGTTATCTGAGGCCAGCCCAGACACCATAAGAAGGGCTCATGCAGTTCACCCCATCACTGCCTTACAAATGGAGTGGTCTCTTTGGTCTCGTGACATTGAGGAAGAAATCGTCCCACTTTGCAG GGAACTAGGCATTGGGATAGTTCCATATAGTCCTCTTGGTCGTGGCTTCTTTGGGGGCAAAGCAGCTGTAGAAAGTTTGCCAGAAAATAGTTTTTTG GCATCACACCCCCGGTTTCAAGGAGAGAACTTGAACAAGAACAAGCATCTTTACGATCGAATCGAATCCCTTTCAAGGAAGCACCAGTGCTCTCCAGCACAACTAGCCCTTGCTTGGGTTCTCCAACAAGGGGATGATGTTGTTCCTATTCCTG GGACAACAAAGATTAAGAACTTGGATCATAACATTTGCTCAGTGAGTGTGAAACTAACAGAGGAGGACATGAAAGAAATGTGTGATGCGGTACCAATCGAAGAGGTGGCTGGCAATAGAACTTATGAGAGCATGATTAGTTCGTCCTGGAAGTTTGCCAACACTCCACCAAAAAAGTAA
- the LOC133790755 gene encoding protein ECERIFERUM 2-like, with protein MAESKNRVKVHSKLTAVSSRPVGSGNKIHKFTALDHAMGLHSLHIVFYYKDNVLTDFDLDRARVSLSDTLSLYPQVTGRIARNGDGNWEVKCNDAGVRVVKARVGAPFDEWLRSADGMEEKYLTVWDEMPEDPTNWSPFRIQINEFEGGGVAVGLSCTHMHADPLSLTLIFKSWIDTHRGRVIAHPPVCPGLELSTRPDSNPKTNSVTYYHAKSIARAAPTVKMATATFKFSNAILKQCLSGVSEICPDATPFDFLGALFWTRVARIKGLKNYYRHSISICTDFRKLLKKTSLHFGYYGNALHFSMLSLGVGELNGYDVGHVVGELHRHVASVDDDEIRSAVDWLESRKGEEDARYGPAFRMYGPELTCVNMDHMADSYGPNGRVVGPLMYDTAFVEGTDPVHVSYHVGNVEGEGLIVVMPSSEEGLARVVTVTLPENELAELCEDQALLGLKPIMLLSGGRGC; from the exons ATGGCCGAAAGCAAGAACCGGGTCAAGGTCCACTCAAAGCTAACGGCGGTGTCCAGTAGACCAGTCGGGTCGGGTAATAAGATCCACAAGTTCACGGCTCTGGATCACGCCATGGGTCTTCATAGCCTACACATCGTCTTTTACTACAAGGATAACGTTCTCACCGACTTTGACTTGGACCGAGCAAGGGTATCTCTTTCGGACACTCTTTCGTTGTACCCGCAAGTTACGGGTCGGATAGCCCGAAATGGAGATGGTAACTGGGAGGTTAAGTGCAATGATGCAGGTGTTCGGGTCGTCAAGGCCCGAGTTGGTGCCCCGTTTGATGAGTGGCTAAGATCAGCTGATGGGATGGAAGAGAAATATCTCACGGTCTGGGATGAGATGCCTGAGGATCCCACTAATTGGTCACCTTTTCGAATCCAg ataaaTGAATTTGAAGGAGGAGGAGTAGCCGTTGGGCTGAGCTGCACTCACATGCATGCAGATCCACTGTCCCTAACCCTAATCTTCAAATCATGGATCGACACTCACCGAGGTCGGGTCATAGCCCACCCACCCGTATGTCCAGGATTGGAGCTCAGCACCCGACCCGATAGCAATCCGAAGACCAACTCTGTGACTTACTATCACGCCAAGTCCATCGCACGTGCGGCGCCCACCGTGAAAATGGCCACGGCAACCTTTAAATTCTCAAACGCAATACTGAAGCAGTGTCTCTCGGGTGTCTCTGAAATTTGCCCAGACGCCACCCCTTTCGATTTTCTAGGGGCACTCTTTTGGACACGTGTCGCACGAATAAAGGGCTTAAAAAATTACTACAGACACTCCATCTCGATATGTACGGACTTCAGGAAGCTATTGAAGAAAACGTCGCTCCATTTTGGGTATTACGGCAACGCCTTGCACTTTTCGATGCTTTCTCTAGGAGTTGGAGAGCTCAACGGCTATGATGTGGGACACGTGGTGGGAGAGCTGCATCGCCACGTGGCGAGCGTAGACGATGATGAGATTCGGTCAGCTGTTGATTGGCTGGAGTCGAGGAAGGGAGAGGAGGACGCCAGGTACGGCCCAGCTTTTAGGATGTATGGGCCTGAATTGACTTGTGTTAATATGGATCACATGGCCGACTCATATGGGCCTAATGGAAGAGTTGTTGGGCCGTTAATGTACGACACTGCGTTTGTTGAGGGAACAGATCCCGTCCACGTGTCGTATCACGTGGGGAATGTGGAGGGTGAAGGGTTGATCGTGGTGATGCCTTCGTCGGAAGAAGGGCTGGCTAGGGTGGTCACGGTGACGTTGCCGGAGAATGAGTTGGCCGAGTTGTGTGAGGACCAAGCTTTATTGGGCCTGAAGCCCATAATGTTGCTTAGTGGTGGACGTGGATGCTAG
- the LOC133791410 gene encoding uncharacterized protein LOC133791410, with translation MQENRFEPVYERFRKQHPPNFEGSTDPLEAEEWLRSVESILDHMRLGNEDRVSCASHLLKKDARICAVILAAQVDEFVALTQGNSTVTKYAQKFDRLAKFAKDLVPTEVIITHRFVRGLKPMIARDVKMTSVGVTTYAETLERALEAELLEDRIWKEAARRDANKGNNGQGDNKRKFQNGQGSSADKKAKGGPNNNNNSQGRYREIPNCPKCNRKHGGECKAHLKVCYKCGHEGHMKKECPQQKTDQKEGQKKDDKLVPAQVFTLTHEEAKASNMVVTGQIFIIDKLCKVIFDSGATHSFVSLEMIDRLDRFSENLRKKFATTLPSGEVIISSRWLPAVSIMIENRELLGDLIELNIKDYDIILGMDWLAKHGATIDCQ, from the exons ATGCAAGAGAATCGTTTTGAACCGGTCTATGAGCGTTTTCGAAAGCAACACCCACCAAACTTTGAAGGGAGCACTGACCCACTTGAAGCTGAAGAGTGGTTGAGGTCGGTAGAATCTATTCTTGACCACATGAGGTTGGGTAATGAAGACAGGGTATCGTGTGCCTCGCACCTTCTGAAGAAAGATGCTCGAATATG tGCAGTGATATTGGCTGCACAAGTAGATGAATTTGTAGCATTAACTCAAGGAAACTCCACTGTGACCAAGTACGCACAAAAATTCGATAGACTAGCAAAATTTGCAAAAGATTTAGTGCCCACTGAAGTGATAATAACTCATAGGTTTGTCAGAGGATTAAAACCTATGATTGCCCGTGATGTAAAGATGACGAGTGTCGGGGTAACTACATATGCTGAAACTCTTGAAAGGGCTTTGGAGGCAGAGCTCTTGGAGGACCGTATTTGGAAGGAGGCCGCAAGAAGAGATgctaataaaggaaataatgGCCAAGGTGATAACAAGCGGAAATTCCAAAATGGCCAAGGAAGTTCGGCGGATAAGAAAGCCAAAGGAGGacccaacaacaataataattccCAAGGTCGCTACAGAGAGATACCTAATTGCCCTAAATGCAACCGTAAACATGGGGGAGAATGTAAGGCACATCTGAAAGTCTGCTACAAGTGCGGACATGAGGGTCATATGAAGAAGGAGTGCCCACAACAGAAGACAGATCAAAAGGAAGGACAAAAGAAAGATGATAAATTAGTACCAGCTCAGGTGTTTACTTTAACTCATGAAGAAGCAAAGGCTAGCAATatggtggtgacaggtcagatctttaTTATTGATAAACTTTGTAAAGTCATTTTTGATTCTggagctacacattcatttgtttctttaGAAATGATTGATAGACTAGATAGGTTTAGTGAGAATCTTAGAAAGAAGTTTGCCACGACCTTACCATCTGGGGAAGTAATAATATCTTCTAGATGGTTGCCAGCCGTCTCAATTATGATCGAGAATAGAGAGTTACTTGGGGACTTAATCGAATTAAACATAAAGGATTATGACAttatactgggcatggattggcttgCGAAACATGGAGCCACAATAGATTGTCAGTGA